Proteins encoded together in one Streptomyces sp. TLI_171 window:
- a CDS encoding TIGR00730 family Rossman fold protein, which yields MNITVFCSANLLDAKYTAPAAEFARLLGEAGHTLVWGGSHAGLMGQLADGVKEAGGRLVGVSVEFLRHKSYEGADELVTTPDLAVRKAELLARGDALVVLVGGLGTLDEVTEVLELKKHGHHDKPVVLLDTEGFYQGLRLQLERMDAEGFLPRPLAELVAFAQTPAEALAHLTADRI from the coding sequence ATGAACATCACGGTCTTCTGCTCCGCGAACCTGCTCGACGCCAAGTACACCGCCCCGGCGGCGGAGTTCGCCCGGCTGCTCGGCGAGGCGGGCCACACGCTGGTGTGGGGCGGCTCGCACGCCGGGCTGATGGGGCAGCTCGCGGACGGCGTGAAGGAAGCCGGCGGCCGGCTGGTCGGGGTCTCGGTGGAGTTCCTGCGGCACAAGTCGTACGAGGGCGCGGACGAGCTGGTGACGACGCCCGACCTGGCCGTCCGGAAGGCCGAACTGCTGGCGCGCGGCGACGCGCTGGTGGTGCTGGTCGGCGGGCTCGGCACGCTCGACGAGGTCACCGAGGTGCTGGAGCTGAAGAAGCACGGCCACCACGACAAGCCGGTCGTCCTGCTCGACACCGAGGGCTTCTACCAGGGCCTGCGCCTGCAGCTCGAACGGATGGACGCCGAGGGCTTCCTGCCGCGCCCGCTGGCCGAGCTGGTGGCCTTCGCGCAGACCCCCGCCGAGGCCCTCGCCCACCTGACCGCCGACCGGATCTGA
- a CDS encoding SDR family oxidoreductase, with protein MGVHLITGAGSGIGAAVTERLAERGEELWLLARDARRAAQLRERHPAAKTLVGDLDDPAKLSWAFGHQALPVELDSLLHIAGVVELGEIGETPVKAWQQQLNVNTIAPAELTRLLLPSLRLARGHVVFVNSGAGLRADPTWGSYAASKFAVRALADALRQEEHGNGVRVTTVYPGRTATPMQLKVHQQEGKEYDPSRWIAPESVATAVLTALDLPRDAEITEITVRPGR; from the coding sequence ATGGGTGTCCACCTGATCACCGGAGCGGGCTCCGGCATCGGCGCCGCCGTCACCGAACGGCTCGCCGAACGCGGTGAGGAACTGTGGCTGCTGGCCCGCGACGCGCGCCGCGCCGCGCAGCTGCGCGAGCGCCACCCCGCCGCGAAGACGCTGGTCGGAGACCTCGACGACCCCGCCAAGCTGTCCTGGGCGTTCGGGCACCAGGCCCTCCCGGTGGAACTCGACTCGCTGCTGCACATCGCCGGCGTGGTCGAGCTCGGCGAGATCGGGGAGACCCCCGTCAAGGCCTGGCAGCAGCAGCTGAACGTCAACACGATCGCGCCCGCCGAGCTCACCCGCCTGCTGCTGCCCTCGCTGCGGCTGGCCCGCGGGCACGTCGTCTTCGTCAACTCCGGGGCCGGGCTGCGCGCCGACCCGACCTGGGGCTCGTACGCGGCCAGCAAGTTCGCGGTGCGGGCGCTGGCGGACGCGCTCCGCCAGGAGGAGCACGGCAACGGCGTCCGGGTCACCACGGTGTACCCCGGGCGGACGGCCACACCGATGCAGCTGAAGGTGCACCAGCAGGAGGGCAAGGAGTACGACCCGTCGCGCTGGATCGCCCCCGAGTCGGTGGCCACCGCGGTGCTCACCGCGCTCGACCTCCCGCGCGACGCCGAGATCACCGAGATCACCGTCCGCCCCGGGCGGTGA
- a CDS encoding methionine synthase produces the protein MPGGDVRDMARGVTAELEQLPFLPELPGRGPGADMIGRGAGLLTELFVQTEPSGWRFTDRPGRDTKRAVSWLGEDLDALEEYTQGYAGLLKVQAVGPWTLAGSIELKYGEKALSDPGACRDIAGSLTEGLRRHLADVRRRVPGATVVLQLDEPLLPAVLAGSVKTASGFQRLRAVDRQLAEQALRDVVEGVDAPVLVHSCAPEVPIPLLRRAGVAGISLDFGLLTERDDDDLGEAVEGGTLILAGVVPSTDAESSDPAGSVQGVRTLWRRLGLAPELLGRRVVVTPTCGLAGASPAYARRALAAAVRAARSLVDNPE, from the coding sequence ATGCCCGGGGGGGATGTGCGGGACATGGCCCGGGGGGTGACGGCGGAGCTGGAGCAGCTGCCGTTCCTGCCGGAGCTGCCGGGCCGGGGGCCGGGGGCCGACATGATCGGGCGGGGGGCGGGCCTGCTGACCGAGCTGTTCGTGCAGACGGAGCCGAGCGGGTGGCGGTTCACCGACCGGCCCGGGCGGGACACCAAGCGGGCGGTGTCCTGGCTGGGGGAGGACCTGGACGCGCTGGAGGAGTACACCCAGGGGTACGCCGGCCTGCTGAAGGTGCAGGCGGTCGGGCCGTGGACGCTGGCCGGGTCGATCGAGTTGAAGTACGGCGAGAAGGCGCTCAGCGATCCCGGCGCGTGCCGGGACATCGCCGGCTCGCTGACCGAGGGCCTGCGGCGGCACCTGGCCGACGTCCGCCGCCGGGTCCCGGGCGCGACCGTGGTGCTGCAGCTGGACGAGCCGCTGCTGCCGGCGGTCCTGGCCGGCTCGGTGAAGACGGCCAGCGGGTTCCAGCGGCTGCGGGCGGTCGACCGTCAACTCGCCGAACAGGCCCTGCGGGACGTGGTCGAGGGCGTGGACGCGCCCGTGCTGGTGCACAGTTGCGCGCCGGAGGTGCCGATCCCGCTGCTGCGCCGGGCCGGCGTGGCCGGGATCAGCCTGGACTTCGGTCTTCTGACGGAGCGTGACGACGACGACCTGGGCGAGGCGGTCGAGGGCGGGACGCTGATCCTCGCCGGTGTGGTGCCCTCCACTGACGCGGAATCGTCGGACCCGGCCGGTAGTGTCCAGGGTGTCAGGACGTTGTGGCGCAGGCTGGGGCTGGCGCCCGAGCTGCTGGGCCGCCGGGTGGTGGTGACGCCGACGTGCGGGCTGGCGGGGGCGTCCCCGGCGTACGCGCGGCGGGCACTGGCCGCGGCGGTGCGGGCGGCCCGGAGCCTGGTGGACAACCCGGAGTGA